One part of the Methylobacterium terrae genome encodes these proteins:
- a CDS encoding precorrin-8X methylmutase encodes MNPRLDYIRDGAAIYARSFAMIRAESDLARFHGTAERVAVRMIHACGMTDLPADIDLSPDFAEAAEAALRRGAPILCDARMVADGVTRARLPAGNAVICTLSDPRVPDLAKTLDTTRTAAAMELWRDRLAGAVVAVGNAPTALFRLLEMLDEGVAPPAAVIGVPVGFVGAAESKDALAEDGRVPFLVVRGRRGGSAMAAAAVNALANEVE; translated from the coding sequence CGCCTCGACTACATCCGCGACGGCGCCGCCATCTACGCGCGCTCCTTCGCGATGATCCGCGCCGAATCCGACCTCGCGCGCTTCCACGGCACCGCCGAGCGGGTCGCGGTGCGGATGATCCACGCCTGCGGCATGACCGACCTGCCCGCCGACATCGACCTGTCGCCGGACTTCGCCGAGGCCGCGGAGGCCGCGCTGCGTCGCGGCGCGCCGATCCTGTGCGACGCCCGCATGGTCGCCGACGGCGTCACCCGGGCGCGGCTGCCGGCCGGCAACGCGGTGATCTGCACCCTCTCCGACCCGCGCGTGCCGGACCTGGCGAAGACCCTCGACACCACCCGCACCGCCGCCGCGATGGAATTGTGGCGCGACCGGCTCGCCGGCGCGGTCGTCGCCGTCGGCAACGCGCCGACCGCCCTGTTCCGCCTGCTCGAGATGCTGGACGAGGGCGTGGCGCCGCCGGCCGCGGTGATCGGCGTGCCGGTCGGGTTCGTGGGTGCTGCCGAATCGAAGGACGCGCTCGCCGAGGACGGCCGGGTGCCGTTCCTGGTGGTGCGCGGCCGGCGCGGCGGCAGCGCCATGGCGGCGGCGGCCGTCAACGCCCTCGCCAACGAGGTCGAGTGA